In Triticum aestivum cultivar Chinese Spring chromosome 5B, IWGSC CS RefSeq v2.1, whole genome shotgun sequence, the following proteins share a genomic window:
- the LOC123110556 gene encoding B3 domain-containing protein_Os12g40080 — protein MAPDQDHEQGNRSGHSISSKSFQRCEGCDAHYYWCHMDDTQKYFFKCMVGNFQEKLAIPQKFVQNFKGQISEVIKLEAPDGNIYNVQAIKDLNKIVLGSGWGVFVRFYELKAGYLLVFRYIGDSHFKVLIFDFASCCEKEVFHVLMNCGPNAQEKDTHLERSLLGERRCQNGGSSNSESHRRCEHCNVHFYWHHMDDRQKHFLRFMVGDFCHEMNIPEKFVNNFRGRISKVMKLEAPDGNVYNIQVTNDLNKITLRSGWAAFASAYELKEHDLLVFSYTGNSHFKVLIFDPSGCEKELFRIVMNHTPNVQKRGISHDQLFLKETRRRDGGSRDNNPRKTKKMTLLDSPSPKSAEGVTSPEDTMKSGGPPETTEPRYVLATGCNLTTAQKAQIDALVKKVRPVIPFYITAMNKTSLSGSLVICKDYAAKYLRHEDQFITLCHPRKSNIWLDNLKVTADGSGMLSAGWSSFALHNELRESDVCVFEVSKSAGEMTMVVHSLEGGHHLRGKEPESQNKCDYPVKGKAIKEAESDHKHAESKSNYYYSKYAKGLTSEELEEIFRSALIQQGNVVYVTILGKNQVKIKNNLLTFPEKFAAKHLVERSHEILLLRPNRSETWCARYYYHPEKQGFSYSSWTKFIRDNKLREGHVCVFELIKGVSKAMMIVHVFTKVDGRFVLLD, from the exons ATGGCGCCGGATCAAGACCATGAGCAAGGTAACAGGAGTGGTCACAGCATCAGCAGCAAATCCTTTCAAAGATGTGAGGGCTGCGATGCACATTACTATTGGTGTCATATGGATGATACCCAGAAGTATTTCTTCAAGTGCATGGTTGGCAATTTCCAAGAAAAACTG GCCATTCCACAGAAGTTTGTGCAGAATTTCAAAGGTCAGATCTCTGAAGTTATCAAGCTAGAAGCTCCTGATGGAAACATATACAATGTTCAGGCTATCAAGGATCTAAACAAGATAGTCCTCGGGTCTGGATGGGGGGTATTTGTCAGATTTTACGAACTAAAAGCGGGCTACTTGCTGGTCTTCAGGTACATCGGGGATTCTCACTTCAAAGTTCTGATATTTGATTTTGCAAGTTGCTGTGAGAAGGAAGTGTTCCACGTTCTCATGAACTGTGGTCCTAATGCCCAAGAAAAAGATACTCATCTTGAGCGATCGCTGCTGGGTGAAAGACGGTGCCAGAATGGTGGATCAAGCAACAGTGAGTCCCATCGAAGGTGCGAGCACTGCAATGTGCATTTCTATTGGCATCACATGGATGATAGGCAGAAGCATTTCTTGAGGTTCATGGTTGGCGATTTCTGTCACGAAATG AACATACCAgagaaatttgtgaacaatttcagAGGCAGGATCTCTAAAGTTATGAAGCTAGAAGCTCCTGATGGAAATGTATACAACATTCAGGTTACCAATGATCTGAACAAGATAACCCTTAGATCTGGATGGGCAGCATTTGCCAGTGCTTATGAACTAAAAGAGCATGACTTGCTGGTGTTCAGTTACACTGGAAACTCTCACTTTAAAGTCCTAATATTTGACCCAAGTGGTTGTGAGAAAGAATTATTCCGCATTGTCATGAACCACACTCCTAATGTACAAAAAAGGGGTATATCTCATGATCAGTTATTCCTGAAGGAAACAAGGCGTCGAGACGGCGGATCGCGTGATAACAACCCTAGGAAAACTAAAAAGATGACTCTGTTGGACTCTCCTTCACCGAAATCAG CTGAAGGTGTCACATCTCCGGAGGACACCATGAAGTCAGGCGGCCCTCCGGAAACCACCGAGCCTCGGTATGTCCTAGCAACAGGGTGCAATCTGACTACAGCTCAGAAGGCACAAATCGACGCGCTTGTGAAGAAAGTTAGGCCTGTAATTCCATTCTACATCACAGCCATGAACAAGACAAGTTTGTCTGGATCTCTG GTCATCTGCAAGGATTATGCTGCCAAATACCTTCGACATGAAGACCAATTCATCACACTCTGCCATCCTCGTAAGAGCAACATATGGTTAGACAATTTGAAGGTTACCGCTGATGGTTCAGGCATGCTTTCTGCTGGCTGGTCAAGCTTCGCTCTCCACAATGAGTTGCGGGAAAGTGATGTTTGTGTATTCGAAGTATCAAAAAGCGCTGGTGAAATGACAATGGTTGTTCATTCTCTTGAAGGAGGCCATCACCTACGAG GGAAAGAGCCCGAGTCTCAAAACAAGTGTGATTATCCTGTTAAGGGCAAGGCGATCAAGGAAGCTGAGAGTGACCATAAACATGCTGAGTCCAAGTCCAACTACTACTACTCAAAGTATGCCAAGGGCCTGACCAGCGAGGAGCTAGAAGAGATATTCAGGTCAGCATTGATCCAACAGGGCAATGTGGTATACGTCACCATCCTGGGGAAGAATCAAGTTAAAATCAAGAACAACTTGCTG ACCTTCCCCGAGAAGTTTGCAGCTAAGCATCTCGTGGAAAGGTCGCATGAAATCCTGCTCCTGAGGCCCAACCGGAGTGAGACGTGGTGTGCGAGGTACTACTACCACCCGGAAAAACAGGGTTTCAGCTACAGTTCCTGGACCAAGTTCATCCGAGACAACAAGCTGCGTGAGGGCCACGTCTGCGTCTTCGAGCTGATTAAGGGCGTGAGTAAGGCGATGATGATTGTCCACGTGTTCACCAAGGTCGATGGCAGGTTTGTTCTGCTGGACTAA